In one Caloranaerobacter sp. TR13 genomic region, the following are encoded:
- a CDS encoding DEAD/DEAH box helicase, with amino-acid sequence MIKIGFKDLMLSNEIVKAIEDMGFEEPSPIQAKAIPLLMEGKDVIGQAQTGTGKTAAFGIPVLEKMQPENKKLQALILCPTRELAIQVSEELRRLSKYKSNIKILPIYGGQPIERQIKALKKGIHIVVGTPGRIMDHMRRRTLKMDNLKMVILDEADEMLDMGFRDDIETILKEVPKERQTVMFSATMPKPILELTRKYQKKPQLVKVVHKQLTVPNIEQIYFEVKEKTKLEVLSRLIDMYNPKLSLVFCNTKKRVDELVSQLQGRGYFADGLHGDMKQSQRDRVMSKFRNGTIEILVATDVAARGIDVDDVEAVFNYDLPRDEEYYVHRIGRTGRAGKSGRAFNFVVGKEIYKLKEIQKYTKTKIMRHDIPSINDVEEIRTNLFLEKVKAIMEEGHMTRYIKYIERLLEEDYTSIDIAAALLKMAMGEQSKEELELNNEFENTGAEPGMVRLFINVGRKHKVKAKDIVGAIAGETGLSGKLIGIIDVFDRYTFVEVPKEYAKEVLMIMKNNKIKGNKINIEPANSR; translated from the coding sequence ATGATAAAAATAGGATTTAAAGATTTAATGCTATCAAATGAAATAGTAAAGGCAATTGAAGATATGGGCTTTGAAGAGCCTTCTCCAATTCAAGCCAAAGCTATACCTTTATTAATGGAAGGAAAGGATGTAATTGGGCAGGCTCAAACTGGTACAGGTAAAACAGCAGCTTTTGGAATTCCTGTTTTAGAGAAAATGCAGCCAGAAAATAAGAAATTACAAGCTTTAATTTTATGCCCAACAAGAGAGCTAGCTATTCAAGTTTCAGAAGAATTAAGAAGACTTTCAAAGTATAAAAGCAATATTAAAATATTACCTATTTATGGTGGTCAGCCTATAGAGCGACAAATAAAGGCTCTAAAAAAGGGCATACATATTGTAGTTGGTACTCCTGGTCGTATTATGGACCATATGCGTCGTCGTACTTTGAAAATGGATAATCTTAAGATGGTAATATTAGATGAAGCAGATGAAATGTTAGATATGGGATTTAGAGATGATATAGAAACAATACTAAAAGAAGTGCCTAAAGAAAGACAAACAGTAATGTTTTCGGCTACTATGCCTAAACCTATTCTTGAGCTAACAAGAAAATATCAAAAGAAACCACAATTAGTTAAGGTAGTGCACAAACAACTTACAGTTCCAAATATTGAACAAATATATTTTGAGGTAAAAGAAAAAACGAAATTAGAAGTTTTATCTCGTTTAATTGATATGTATAATCCTAAACTTTCTTTGGTTTTTTGTAATACGAAGAAGCGAGTGGATGAACTTGTTTCGCAGTTACAGGGAAGAGGTTATTTTGCAGATGGCCTTCATGGAGATATGAAACAATCTCAACGAGATAGAGTAATGTCAAAATTTAGAAATGGTACAATAGAGATTTTGGTAGCAACTGATGTAGCAGCTAGAGGTATTGATGTTGATGATGTTGAAGCTGTATTTAATTATGATTTACCAAGAGATGAAGAATATTATGTACACAGAATAGGAAGAACTGGACGTGCGGGTAAATCAGGCCGAGCTTTTAACTTTGTAGTAGGTAAAGAAATTTACAAACTAAAAGAAATACAGAAATATACAAAAACTAAGATTATGCGCCATGATATTCCTAGTATTAATGATGTAGAAGAAATTAGAACTAATTTATTCTTAGAAAAAGTAAAAGCTATTATGGAAGAAGGACATATGACTAGATATATTAAATATATTGAAAGATTACTAGAAGAAGACTATACTTCTATAGATATAGCAGCAGCTTTACTAAAAATGGCTATGGGAGAACAAAGTAAAGAAGAACTTGAACTTAATAATGAATTTGAGAATACAGGTGCAGAGCCAGGAATGGTAAGATTATTTATTAATGTTGGCAGAAAGCATAAAGTAAAGGCTAAGGATATTGTAGGTGCAATTGCTGGTGAAACAGGGCTTTCTGGTAAACTGATAGGAATAATCGATGTTTTCGATAGATACACTTTTGTAGAAGTACCAAAGGAATATGCAAAAGAAGTGCTAATGATTATGAAAAATAATAAAATAAAGGGAAATAAGATTAATATTGAACCTGCTAACTCAAGGTAA
- a CDS encoding peptidylprolyl isomerase: protein MEQNKVLATVNGKQITEKDVDLLLRKLGPQRAMQFYSEEGRKRLLDELINQELIYLDALENGLDNNEDFLTELEYMKQNLLKQFAVRKLLDNISIDEEELISFYNSNKENFKKLASVRARHILVDTESEANEIIEEIKNGLGFEEAAKKYSKCPSKANGGDLGYFTRGKMVKEFENASFELEKGQMSEPVKTSFGYHIIEVLDKKEEEISPFEEVKEQIKNQLIAAKQNEVYFKKIEELKNIYEVKVNL from the coding sequence ATGGAGCAAAATAAAGTTTTAGCAACTGTAAATGGCAAGCAGATAACAGAAAAGGATGTAGATTTACTTCTTAGAAAATTAGGTCCTCAAAGAGCAATGCAATTCTATTCAGAAGAAGGAAGAAAAAGACTATTAGATGAACTTATTAATCAAGAACTTATTTATTTAGATGCTTTGGAAAATGGGCTAGATAATAATGAAGACTTTTTAACAGAATTAGAATATATGAAACAGAACTTATTGAAACAGTTTGCAGTTAGAAAATTGCTAGATAATATATCTATTGATGAAGAAGAGCTTATTTCTTTCTATAATAGCAATAAGGAGAATTTTAAAAAGTTAGCGTCAGTTAGAGCTAGACATATACTTGTAGATACAGAAAGTGAAGCTAATGAAATAATAGAAGAAATAAAAAATGGATTAGGGTTTGAAGAGGCAGCAAAAAAATATTCTAAGTGTCCGTCAAAGGCTAATGGTGGAGATTTAGGATATTTTACAAGAGGTAAAATGGTTAAAGAATTTGAAAATGCTTCATTTGAATTAGAAAAAGGACAAATGAGTGAGCCAGTAAAAACTAGTTTTGGTTATCATATAATTGAAGTATTAGATAAAAAGGAAGAAGAAATTAGTCCTTTTGAAGAAGTAAAAGAGCAAATTAAAAACCAGTTAATTGCAGCTAAACAAAATGAAGTTTATTTCAAGAAAATTGAAGAGTTAAAAAATATATATGAAGTAAAAGTAAATCTTTAA
- a CDS encoding phosphatase PAP2 family protein: MNKVVNFVNRGDIKLFYIINDKIKCNFLDKIIPLLTNLGGAITTILTCFILIYFGNDEVKIVGYKSLAALSTSHIMVHFLKKIFTRERPFIKLEKINTFKNKLFDYSFPSGHTTAIFSICVTLALNFSVFTMFFIAIAFVVGLSRVYMGVHYPSDVLVGMVIGTIFAVTNNVFIDMLIFA; encoded by the coding sequence ATGAATAAAGTTGTAAATTTTGTTAATAGAGGAGATATAAAGTTATTTTATATTATAAATGATAAAATAAAGTGTAATTTTCTTGATAAAATCATACCTTTACTGACTAATTTAGGAGGCGCTATAACAACTATATTAACTTGTTTTATTTTAATATATTTTGGAAATGATGAAGTCAAAATAGTTGGTTATAAATCATTAGCTGCTCTTAGTACGAGTCATATTATGGTACATTTTTTGAAGAAAATATTTACTAGAGAGAGACCTTTTATTAAGTTAGAGAAAATTAATACCTTTAAAAATAAACTTTTTGATTATTCATTTCCTTCTGGACATACAACAGCAATATTTTCAATATGTGTAACTTTAGCATTAAATTTCTCAGTTTTTACAATGTTCTTTATAGCTATAGCATTTGTCGTAGGTTTATCTAGAGTTTATATGGGAGTACATTATCCATCTGATGTTCTGGTTGGAATGGTTATAGGTACAATTTTTGCGGTAACTAATAATGTATTTATAGACATGCTTATTTTTGCTTAA
- a CDS encoding TMEM165/GDT1 family protein — translation MITEFIRALFLIFMAEMGDKTQILAMSFATQFSVESVLLGVFIGSFLNHGLAVILGTYLSSIIPVNFIQVLAGFLFVGFALWTLYDEDEEDESSKKSRFGPVLTVALAFFIGELGDKTQLTAITLSIDARYPFFILLGTVTGMVLTSVLGIYVGSKLGDKIPEFTLRIVSAAIFMFFGVSKLYSTLPENFITLSNVLIFLLLITTSTYMILKKSLRKRKN, via the coding sequence ATGATAACAGAATTTATAAGGGCTTTATTTTTAATTTTTATGGCTGAGATGGGTGACAAAACACAAATCTTAGCAATGTCATTTGCTACACAGTTTAGTGTTGAAAGTGTGCTATTGGGCGTGTTCATAGGTTCATTTTTAAATCATGGTTTAGCTGTAATATTAGGCACATATTTATCTAGTATAATACCAGTAAATTTTATTCAAGTTCTAGCAGGGTTTTTATTTGTAGGATTCGCATTATGGACTTTATATGATGAAGATGAAGAAGATGAAAGTAGTAAAAAAAGCAGGTTTGGTCCAGTTTTGACTGTGGCTTTAGCATTTTTTATTGGTGAACTAGGAGACAAGACACAGCTCACAGCTATTACTTTATCGATAGATGCAAGATATCCATTTTTTATATTGTTAGGAACAGTAACTGGTATGGTTTTAACCAGTGTGTTAGGAATTTACGTTGGTAGTAAATTAGGGGATAAAATTCCAGAATTTACATTAAGAATAGTTTCAGCGGCTATTTTCATGTTTTTTGGGGTGTCAAAGTTATATTCAACATTACCTGAAAATTTCATAACTCTATCCAATGTTTTGATATTTTTATTATTAATAACAACTAGTACATATATGATTTTAAAAAAATCTTTAAGGAAAAGAAAAAATTGA
- a CDS encoding ABC transporter ATP-binding protein encodes MLKIENLTKKFGKTKAVDSISLEIKKGDIFGFVGPNGAGKTTTLKMIATLLKPTSGDIHIDGTSIYENVRETRSKIGYMPDFFGVYDNLKVVEYLEFYSDVAGIQKSEINKRIDEMLELVDLTDKKDEYVDNLSRGMKQRLCLARSLIHNPKLLILDEPASGLDPRARVHMKEILKELKNRGKTIIISSHILPELSELCTSLCVMEQGKIVISGTFDEIMNRVEGRKTIKIKVLESVDEAITFLSEETLVSSIKNSGNEIEFAFNGNEKDMANILKKLVTRHIPVVYFKQEELNLEEVFMKVTKGGEL; translated from the coding sequence ATGTTAAAAATAGAGAATTTAACTAAAAAATTTGGTAAAACCAAAGCTGTTGACAGTATTTCTTTAGAAATAAAGAAGGGAGATATATTTGGATTTGTTGGACCTAACGGTGCTGGAAAAACTACTACCTTGAAAATGATAGCTACTTTACTAAAACCTACTTCAGGAGACATTCATATTGATGGAACAAGTATATATGAGAATGTAAGAGAAACAAGAAGTAAAATTGGATATATGCCAGATTTTTTTGGAGTGTATGATAATTTAAAAGTTGTAGAATATCTTGAATTTTATAGTGATGTAGCTGGAATACAAAAATCAGAAATTAACAAAAGAATAGATGAAATGCTAGAACTTGTGGATTTAACTGATAAGAAAGATGAATATGTTGATAATTTATCTAGGGGTATGAAACAGAGATTATGTCTAGCAAGAAGTCTTATTCATAATCCTAAGCTTTTAATATTAGATGAGCCCGCTTCAGGGTTAGATCCTAGGGCTAGAGTTCATATGAAAGAAATTTTAAAAGAATTGAAGAATAGAGGAAAGACAATAATAATTAGTTCACATATACTACCTGAATTATCAGAGTTATGTACAAGTCTTTGTGTTATGGAACAGGGGAAAATAGTTATTAGTGGTACTTTTGATGAAATAATGAATAGGGTAGAGGGAAGAAAAACTATTAAGATAAAGGTTTTAGAATCTGTAGATGAAGCAATCACTTTCTTAAGTGAAGAAACTTTAGTTTCTTCAATAAAAAATTCAGGAAATGAAATAGAATTTGCTTTTAACGGTAATGAGAAAGATATGGCTAATATTTTGAAAAAGCTCGTGACTAGACATATACCTGTTGTTTATTTTAAGCAGGAAGAATTGAACTTAGAAGAAGTGTTTATGAAGGTCACAAAAGGGGGAGAACTATGA
- a CDS encoding ABC transporter permease — protein MINPVLKKEIKTKMRTWKTPALITLYLMILSFFMFFAFIEAVNGNIYRGFRPQFLKETYIIITIIQLILITFIVPATTASSISGEKQRKTFDILLCTRLSSLSIVVGKLAASLVQLFLLLLVSLPVLSILFLFGGISPGNILALFGFFVVTSILFGSIGLFTSAYFRKVATSTIVSYLIALFLVLGTIILTVFFYEVFDVNYNSETIFNILLYSNPFSGLSSILSYQLGNKMLMLGSLLGNPTKSVLMPLYINIVFDIVISVLLIMFTSLKINPLSRINK, from the coding sequence ATGATTAATCCTGTTTTGAAAAAAGAAATTAAAACTAAAATGCGAACTTGGAAGACACCAGCTTTGATAACACTATATTTAATGATTTTAAGTTTTTTTATGTTTTTCGCTTTTATCGAAGCTGTTAACGGAAATATATATAGAGGTTTTAGACCTCAATTTTTAAAAGAAACTTATATAATTATTACGATTATACAATTAATATTAATAACCTTTATAGTGCCTGCTACAACAGCAAGCAGTATATCAGGAGAAAAACAGAGAAAGACATTTGATATTTTATTATGTACTAGATTATCAAGTTTATCTATCGTTGTAGGTAAGTTGGCTGCTTCATTAGTTCAATTATTTTTATTATTGTTAGTTTCACTTCCTGTATTAAGTATACTATTTTTATTTGGCGGAATTTCCCCGGGAAATATTTTAGCCCTTTTTGGATTTTTTGTCGTAACATCTATTTTATTCGGAAGTATAGGTTTGTTTACTTCTGCATATTTTAGAAAAGTAGCTACATCTACTATAGTAAGCTACTTAATTGCTTTATTCTTAGTATTAGGAACTATAATTCTGACAGTATTCTTTTATGAAGTATTTGACGTAAATTATAATTCTGAAACTATTTTCAATATATTGTTATATTCGAATCCATTTTCAGGGCTAAGTTCAATATTATCTTATCAATTAGGAAATAAAATGCTTATGTTAGGTAGCCTATTAGGTAATCCCACTAAGTCGGTTTTAATGCCATTATATATTAATATAGTTTTTGATATTGTAATTTCTGTTTTGTTGATTATGTTTACTTCATTAAAGATAAATCCATTGAGCAGGATTAATAAATAA
- a CDS encoding M28 family metallopeptidase, translating to MYSYNYLKKLCKFPHRGSCSDNESKAGECIYEEMSRLGLKNVVLQRFKSPKDCMYTFPIQFGILIVLAGIMLLLQVNPLYLSIFLILPILMIYLEVTGSLREINFFPKYDSQNIIVFDEFKKGNSTIVISGHYDTQKGSLLFAPSFQKYIQTYFNFSYLSFALIIVSVIFSNFIVSPTIYILDTIGIVLSLLSITFLIYSNVTGRYINGANDNGTGTALTMALAKHYKNGEFNDYKDVNFIFLLTGCEEVGSKGMKAFLREYKDKLDKDNTYFIVIDNIGSGKITYLEGEGMIVFKEYNKQLKYIANELKDIYDIQKFKNLLLPTDSLPVLNQGFNTISFLGKDEYGNMENYHWHTDTIDKIEKEQMDYCEKFFIDYINLILKKITG from the coding sequence ATGTATAGTTATAATTATTTAAAGAAATTATGTAAATTTCCACATCGTGGTAGTTGCTCTGACAATGAGAGTAAAGCAGGAGAATGTATTTATGAAGAAATGAGTAGGCTGGGGCTTAAAAATGTTGTTTTACAAAGATTTAAGTCACCAAAGGATTGTATGTATACATTTCCTATACAGTTTGGAATTCTTATAGTTTTAGCAGGGATAATGTTATTATTACAAGTTAATCCATTGTATTTATCTATATTTTTAATCCTTCCTATACTTATGATTTATTTAGAAGTTACAGGTTCATTAAGAGAAATTAATTTCTTTCCTAAATATGATTCTCAGAATATAATTGTTTTTGATGAGTTTAAGAAAGGAAATTCGACTATAGTCATATCAGGTCATTATGATACACAAAAAGGAAGTTTATTGTTTGCTCCTAGTTTTCAAAAATATATACAGACATATTTCAATTTTTCATATTTAAGTTTTGCACTTATAATAGTTTCTGTTATTTTTAGTAATTTCATAGTAAGTCCAACTATTTATATTTTAGATACAATAGGGATTGTCCTATCTTTACTATCTATCACTTTTCTCATATATTCAAATGTGACTGGTAGATACATAAATGGAGCAAATGATAACGGAACTGGAACAGCTTTAACTATGGCTTTAGCCAAGCATTATAAAAATGGAGAGTTTAATGATTATAAAGATGTTAATTTTATATTCTTATTGACTGGTTGCGAAGAAGTGGGTTCAAAGGGTATGAAAGCTTTCTTAAGAGAATATAAAGACAAATTAGATAAAGATAATACATATTTTATTGTTATAGACAATATAGGGAGTGGGAAAATTACTTATCTAGAAGGGGAAGGGATGATAGTATTTAAGGAGTATAATAAGCAGTTAAAATATATAGCGAATGAATTAAAAGATATATATGATATACAGAAATTTAAAAATCTGTTATTGCCTACTGATTCTCTTCCTGTACTGAACCAAGGGTTTAATACTATTAGTTTCTTAGGCAAAGATGAGTATGGTAATATGGAAAATTATCATTGGCATACAGATACTATTGATAAAATTGAAAAAGAACAGATGGATTATTGTGAAAAGTTTTTTATTGACTATATCAATTTAATACTTAAAAAAATCACAGGGTAA
- a CDS encoding thioredoxin family protein, with protein sequence MSKLAPIVDAALKELDIDCKIEIISNLTQIVMLGVTQLPAIMINSEIKLEGRYPSYNEVKELLEAYK encoded by the coding sequence ATGAGTAAGCTTGCGCCCATCGTTGATGCGGCATTAAAAGAATTAGATATTGACTGTAAGATAGAAATTATCAGTAATTTAACTCAAATAGTCATGTTAGGAGTTACTCAGCTACCTGCCATAATGATAAATAGTGAAATAAAATTAGAAGGAAGATATCCATCATATAATGAAGTAAAGGAATTATTGGAAGCTTATAAATAG
- a CDS encoding thioredoxin family protein, translated as MVDAALDKLNLDYDFDLISNLPEIAKSGITNLPTLMINGEIKIEGKIPTVDEVVEVLKSIENF; from the coding sequence ATCGTTGATGCGGCATTGGATAAGCTAAATCTTGATTATGATTTTGATTTAATAAGCAATCTACCTGAAATAGCTAAATCTGGTATTACTAACCTTCCTACATTAATGATTAATGGTGAAATTAAAATTGAAGGCAAAATTCCAACTGTTGATGAAGTAGTTGAAGTACTTAAGAGTATAGAAAATTTTTAG
- a CDS encoding thioredoxin family protein, which yields MVIKILGAGCKNCEKLYNLTNEVVNELGIEAEIKKVTEFKDILSYGIMKTPGLVINNKVVVSGRVPSKNEIKDFIQKYL from the coding sequence ATGGTTATCAAAATATTAGGTGCTGGCTGTAAAAATTGTGAAAAGCTATATAATTTGACTAATGAAGTAGTAAATGAATTAGGTATAGAGGCTGAAATAAAAAAGGTTACTGAATTTAAAGATATCTTAAGCTATGGAATTATGAAAACTCCAGGACTTGTAATAAACAACAAAGTTGTAGTTTCTGGTAGAGTACCATCTAAAAATGAAATTAAAGACTTTATTCAAAAATATTTATAG
- a CDS encoding metalloregulator ArsR/SmtB family transcription factor, with amino-acid sequence MNEIVFKLTASYLKALSHPTRLKILEILREDELCVCKIFEALDLEQSNVSQHLRILKDQGILISRREGTNIMYKVKDTEVFDIINKVRAILIRQLNETQEHLKKGGI; translated from the coding sequence ATGAATGAAATTGTATTTAAGCTTACAGCCTCTTATTTGAAGGCACTCTCTCATCCTACAAGACTAAAAATACTTGAAATTCTAAGAGAAGATGAATTATGTGTATGTAAAATTTTTGAAGCTTTGGATTTAGAACAATCAAATGTTTCACAACATCTAAGAATTTTAAAAGATCAGGGTATTTTAATAAGTAGAAGAGAAGGTACAAATATAATGTATAAAGTTAAAGATACAGAAGTCTTTGATATTATAAATAAAGTCCGAGCAATATTAATAAGACAACTTAATGAAACACAGGAACACCTAAAGAAGGGAGGAATATAG
- a CDS encoding (deoxy)nucleoside triphosphate pyrophosphohydrolase, with protein MDIIIVTAGIIIKGEEILIAQRRDLGKEKFKWEFPGGKLENDEMPQEGLKREIKEELDITIEVDDIFEVVYHKDDEKKILLLCYLARYITGTPKTLECNNFRWVKMKNLKKYDFSEADKKVLEKLLLKGLPIQR; from the coding sequence ATGGATATTATAATTGTAACAGCTGGTATAATAATAAAAGGAGAAGAAATACTTATAGCTCAAAGGAGGGATTTAGGTAAAGAGAAATTCAAATGGGAGTTTCCTGGTGGTAAATTAGAAAATGATGAAATGCCACAAGAGGGGCTTAAAAGGGAGATAAAAGAAGAATTAGATATAACTATTGAAGTTGATGATATTTTTGAGGTTGTTTATCATAAAGATGATGAGAAAAAAATTTTACTACTATGCTATTTAGCAAGATATATTACAGGCACACCAAAAACATTAGAATGTAATAATTTCAGATGGGTTAAAATGAAAAATTTAAAGAAATATGACTTCTCGGAAGCTGATAAAAAAGTATTAGAAAAATTATTACTAAAGGGCTTACCTATTCAAAGGTAA
- a CDS encoding DNA repair exonuclease: MKIRCIHTGDLHIGMEFKNASFDKEYAQKRRMEIWETFNKIIDRAKETETDILLIAGDLFEEDYCSLGDIKRINLRFKDIKNTKVVISSGNHDILGKRSLYKLIEWSDNVYIFDTGKINKIEFRDLNTVVWGLSWDEKEIRENILKDFSVDNRELINILLVHGDVFNKNSEYLPLDKESLIKSRFDYIALGHIHKPQIIDNKIYYCGSPEPLDFGETGEHGIIEGFISKENVDMKFIPFSKRSFKIKTLEIKETMGLTEIMDKIIDVDDKESRKKNMYRVILKGVRDRHINIDLYEIKENLKNEFFYLEMIDKTNPDYDIDRIYKENKDNIIGYFIESMKREGLENKVVKEALYVGLEALLDEKVKI; encoded by the coding sequence TTGAAAATAAGATGCATACACACAGGTGATCTACATATAGGAATGGAATTTAAAAATGCTAGTTTTGATAAAGAATATGCACAGAAGCGAAGAATGGAAATATGGGAAACATTTAATAAGATAATAGATAGAGCGAAAGAAACTGAAACAGATATATTACTAATTGCTGGGGACTTGTTTGAAGAAGATTACTGCAGTCTAGGAGACATTAAGAGAATAAATTTAAGATTTAAAGACATTAAGAATACTAAAGTTGTAATTTCATCAGGAAACCACGATATTTTAGGGAAAAGGTCATTATATAAATTGATTGAATGGTCAGATAATGTATATATTTTTGATACAGGAAAAATTAATAAAATTGAATTTAGAGATCTAAATACAGTAGTATGGGGGCTAAGTTGGGATGAAAAAGAGATAAGAGAAAACATATTGAAAGATTTTAGTGTTGATAATAGAGAGCTAATAAATATTTTGCTAGTTCATGGCGATGTTTTTAATAAAAACTCTGAATACTTACCTTTGGATAAAGAATCTTTAATAAAGTCAAGATTTGATTATATAGCATTAGGACATATACACAAGCCACAGATTATAGATAATAAGATTTATTATTGCGGAAGTCCAGAGCCTTTAGATTTTGGTGAAACCGGAGAACATGGAATAATTGAGGGGTTTATTTCAAAAGAAAATGTAGATATGAAGTTTATTCCATTTAGTAAAAGAAGTTTTAAAATAAAAACTTTAGAGATTAAAGAGACTATGGGCTTGACTGAAATAATGGATAAGATAATAGATGTAGATGATAAAGAGAGTAGAAAAAAGAATATGTATAGAGTAATATTAAAAGGTGTAAGAGATAGACATATTAATATTGATTTATATGAAATAAAGGAGAACCTAAAAAATGAATTCTTTTATTTGGAAATGATAGATAAAACAAATCCAGATTATGATATTGATAGAATATACAAAGAAAATAAGGATAATATTATTGGTTATTTTATTGAAAGTATGAAAAGAGAAGGATTAGAAAATAAAGTAGTTAAAGAGGCACTATATGTAGGACTTGAAGCATTACTTGATGAGAAGGTGAAGATTTAA